TTTTATTCCTTTATTTGACCTTGGGTAGGGGCAAACCTTCACATCAAATTCATATACCGAGTAGTCTGAACTGTTGAGTGAACACATTGTAATACACCACTTGCTACACTTATAGTGCAGATTTGCctctttttaaatcaaatgtgtcatcactattttttttttcatttcatgacTTATTTTTCACTATTAAATTCAAACGAAACTATTAATATTGGCAACTACaccccaaaaacaaaccaaaaaaagactCATGCATTGCTTTAGCTTTGGCCTCGGTGGCATCTTCAATGCCTTGTTGTGTGTTGATAAATGCGAGCCTGAGAGCTCTCGAGATCCCCCTTCGCAGCTCGTATTGCTTTAATTGGCTAAGGTTTTAATGAGGAGCCTCATCTCTCACAGTTGACCTGGATTGCTGTGGGAATTAAAAGGCTGAGGGTGAACTAAACACAGCCAGCACTGCAAGCTAACTGAGACAGCACAGACAGTCGTCAGCCACCACGGCTCCGCTGCACAGTTCTTTTCACGCCACGGCAGCGAGCTGTAATCCGCTGCATTCATCGTGGCTTCCAAACGCCATCTGCTCCTCATTGATCAGCTGTGCTGACCCTGGCGTGCTATAATGAAAGTGATTGGTTTCACCTGTGATAGAAAGCTCAAACTGTCTGTGATCTTGTGACTACTGTAGACTCTCCGGCACACACAGAAGACTAGCCTAAAGGCTCACTTGATGACTGGAAGCACATATTGGAATTCAATTAATAACCCCCTTGGTGACCTTTTGTTCCTGGATAATTGCTCCCTAGAATTTGCCTGAGTGGGTGTCTTGAGGTGATGGAAAACTGTTTGTTACTCCTCTGTTGGACTGAAATGGATgctttattacagtttttggaagagcagctgctgcagtaGTTCCTAAGAATAGGAGATTTCACTAGTGGGGCTTTTTGTGTTCTATATGATTTTCACATTTGGAGCATCACAGTACTAGGATGTTGTAcatttgaatttgtatttttcatCATCTGACTGTGCCTTTTTGGGCTTTCAAAGcattaagaaaacattttatgaGCTATCTGACAAGCTCAGAGTTTTAGTTTGTGGTCTTTTGTGGGAACCAGGACAGTTTTTATGAAACAGTAAAGCTCCCACCCGGGTCACTCAGGTCGCTCAcgtcagaggaggaggaaatgtAACCACTGTATGTTTTACGAATACCTTGCCATTAGTTATTCATTAAGAAGAAGCTCTGTAGGCATGCCAAAATCCTCATGTATTTTGTAAAGCAAGGTGAAAGAGCGTGCCAGGTAGACAGGAAGCATCCAGGAGCCAGCTGCATGTCTTATTGATGGAGCTGAGGGCCATTAATAGAATGAAACTGGGGCAGCTGCATGTGTTGAGATGAACCTGACAAGCAGCGTTTTCTGGCAGATTAGAAAATACCCAAAATATCCGCGTCATAAACAAGGCATTTTAAACTACACTCAGTTAGAGGAAAAAGGAGCAAAGAGTAGGTCTTTATCTTAGAATATTAAATTAGAGAAAATAGGCCAgactcctttatttatttattattgtctTCATTTATGGCCCCTGTAATGAGGGCTGTTGCTGATCAGCCATGCTTATTACCCATCAGTGCCTCATTAAACACAATGAGCAAGGATGGCTCTCCCCTGCCAATGAACTGGCTCCTTAATTTCCCTCATGGACACAATATTATAACACACTCGCTCTCTTAGGCTCCCAGACAgacacggagagagagagagagctgtgtctGTCTTGGGTACGTTTTGTAATTGGATTGACATCTGCCCCATGTAACAAAGCACAAGGTTGCAAGTTAAAAAGTTAGCTATTAGTCATGCTAGTCCTCTACTTctacaacagaaaaacaaaagaacaatgtGGATTATATTTCTAAGGACATATTTAAGCACTAAGTATTTTGTATTCCTGCTACAGAATTTAGGAGTTCCTGCTGagttaatgtatttttaattatgTGTTAGGCCTGCCCACCACCGTCTTCTATGCGTCGCACTACCTCCCTGGTCATTACAAAGATTCTAATATTCCTGAAATGGCCATAAATGGCCACTGATTGAAATCCGTCTTGTAAAAAGAGAGAGGAGTGTGCTGTAACAGCATCTGAATTATTCAGCTGGCTCGTATACGGGTAATAAATTGCTGATGTTTTTATTGGTGTCTCAGCTAAGTATTATTTAACCTTGCTTTAAACTGCTTACTTCCATGCTGAGTGCCTTTTAACTCCCATCTATTTCCCTGTGCCTTTCAAATATTGATGCTGAGTATTGGAGGGTTGACTGAGTGCCAGCATGGGACCCCTGGTCCTCGCTCCCGCAGCAGCCTTCCAGACACACACTCAGAAACACACTCAAAGACTCAGAGTGAGAGGGAAGGCGTGCCAGCTTCTAGCACTCTGTGTTCCCGCAGTCTCTTAAAGTTTGGGTGCGCAAATGATTCATGTTCCGTCAATCCAGAAATGTGACTATGAGATCAGTAAACAGACACTGGATGTGTTTGAAAAGCGGGTATTGTTTAGCCCACAGACAGATTTCCACAGAGTTTTGTATTCTGATCGCTTAAATCACAGAGGCACAGGAGTTGTGTTGTTGCAGTAGAATATGTGCCAGTTTACCTTTAAGCATAATGATTTTCTCTTTTAAGATGTGGCTGAAGCagacttttttcccttttggaTAAAGTAGAATGAAAAatatttcagttgttttcaaTAATACACTGCGATTAGTGGGTTATTTCGATAACTTGAGCACCTCTGCCTCGTGTGTTACACATGCTGAGAGTGGTCAGGCAGTTATAGGTTTTACTCGCCTCAGCACAGATCTAGGGCTTATGCCACCCTGGCCTGGTATGGAAATAGCACTGAGGGGGATTGCTGTGTGTTCCTGACAGTAATAGACGTGTGAATGTGCTAATATCATCTGGGGTTTAGCCTCGTGCTTAGTTGGTGGTTTCTCCTCGCCCTTTTCCTCCAACCCAtttgttgtctgtctgtctatctccctGTCAccttacagcagcagcagctccaggCACAGCACCTCTCCCATGCTGCCCATGGGCCTCCAGTCCAGTTGCCGCCTCACCCCTCGGGCCTGCAGCCCCCTGGCATCCCCCCTGTGACGGGCTCCGGATCAGGGCTGCTGGCGCTAGGAGCTCTAGGGAGCCAAGCCCACCTCCCAGTAAAGGATGAAAAGAACCACCATGATCTCGAACACCGAGGTGAGAAGAAGAGCTCGGCCCCATAGCTTTGTTAGCTAGTTATTATTTGCGAGAATCAAAAGGCATATTAATTTTAGCAGTTCTGAAAAGATGTTAAACTGACATAAACCAATTTAGTGCTGAGTGCTTCTCACTCTCACAATCATAGGGTCCTTAGGTGAGGAGCACATCCTGTCTGTTCACATTCTGTCTGGGTAATGAGCTGGTACATTCCCAGCCCATGACTGCATAAGCTATTCAGCAGCTCCAATACACGCCGATAAGAGGGGCCTTGTGCCCTGCAGTTGATTGTCACACATTCGGCTAGAAGCATCTGTTATGATGTGCTAAGtgacttgtttttctctttgctcCGCTTGGTTTCATCTTTACCTCGGACGCCACCGTGATGTCTGCGACACAGAGAGCACGGTAAGTTTCCCGAGCCGCACTcgttttgcttttttgtaaTTCATCACATTTTCATCTGCGCTGCAAGTGTCAAGTAGAGCCTTCCATCAGTGCATGCATATACTGATTTCATGCGGTGTAATCTGAGTTCAATAAAATGATTAATGGAAAATGAGGTCTGGAATATAAATCGTGTGTGTTTAATCCAGAAGGGGAAATGACTGGTATCATGTGAGATAGATTAGAAGCCTTGTAATTTCATCACAATTAAAGAAGGGCTTGGACTTCCCCTTCTTAAAGGATTTATTTGATCCCTTCTACTGTCTCCCTTGTTTaccagctctctctctttcttcttcttggcaTGTGATGAATATTTATGAACACAAATggagtgttgttttgtttttcttttcttttttttcttcttctccaccTCGTCTGGCTGGGCCTGCTAAAGCGTTATATTTGAAATGCTGCGATCTATGATGGCTTGTGATGGGCCTGTGAGATTGTGTTTCTGTAGGCCGGGCCAGCTGAATGGGTGCAGTCATGTCTGAAGAAATGGAAGTCCTGGGGCGATTAGCGGGCCTGTTTTGTTTCTGTGCTCTCGTCCCTGGTCATCTGATAGTAGAATGGTGACTTTGGCTAATGAGTCACGCTAAGCATCTCTTTAAAGGTCAGCCATTATGCAGACAGTGGCTTTTTGCCCAGACTGCTAGTCCATCAGCCATTGTTCACTTCTCTGAGTCGCCGCTGACTTAGTCCATGTTTTCGCTTTGGTCCTCAGATGAGGGACAGAGAGAATCGGGAGAACTTGGCAGTTTACAGGCAAGTGGCAAACTCCTGTGAAAGCTGCTGGACACCTGCCTAAAGCCTCCCATTCTTTTGGCATTTAGAGTGAGCTGTCCCAGCTTGTGTGGGCAGGCTCCATGAAGAAGCACCAGTCAGTCCCACGCTGCCGTGCCCACTGGCAGGATATAGATTGTCTTTCTTTATCTGAGCTCAAAGCCTCAGCTGACATGGTGCCCAAGCGCACTACGGCAATCAATGCCCAGCACCCAAAACATATAGGttctctcccccctctctctcgctTTACTTTCGTTTTTCTCTCCTCccatctctatctctctctctctctcacgctcAGCCTGACTGAAAAGGCCCTCTGTTCAGCTACAACACACTGCTCATGTCCCTGTGAGGCTGTTTGTTGTCCAGTTATGAGGAGGAGGGAGCCCAGCTCGGAAAACAAGCCCTCCTCCATTCAGTTCAGATAACAGCCCATTCTGTTGTGTGGCCAGGGACAGGCTTGTGTGCGAGATTGGGCTTGGCTGGTGTCAGGGTACTGTTTGGAGCTGGCCTACAGCTGCATTTTAAGAGTCCGCCGTATCCATCATTGTGTGAATAAGGCATTTTTAGTGTTTGGATTGGCACAGTGTGTTCTCTGTGAATTTGTAATGGATGAGTGACTTGCTGCGCTCTCTTACAGAAGGAAGACAAAATGGTAATAAAGCGTGTTTGGTTTTTCCCCTTTTGCAgaataactcaatatccccatcAGAAAGCTTACGCACAGCCAGTGAGAAGCATCGCAGCTCCTCAGACTACAGCTTGGATTCTAAGAAACGCAAAGTGGAGGAGAAGGACAGCATGAGTAGATATGTAAGTCCCTGAAGGAGTAGTTCAGCATGACGGGGAAATATGCTTATGCTTATGAATATGCTTATGAATGGTGACTTAAAAAATTGCTTTAGGTTcacaatttaatttaaaaaactaaTGAAGTTTAGACCAGAGAACAACATCCCTGGAGTCTGTGCTTTAATTTTTCCCCATCTGTGTGTGTTAAGTTAAACGATTACTAATTATTGTTACAGGACAGTGACGGAGAGAAAAGCGACGACTTGGTGGTCGATGTGTCCAATGAGGTGAGCTGCACAGCAATTGTTCGTAGcacattgatgtgacattgcTCTTATGTAAATATTACTGGTGTGTTTCTCCAGGATCCTGCCACTCCAAGGGCAAGCCCAGCCCACTCACCACCTGAAAATGGTATTGACAAGCCCCGCCCCCCAAAGAAAGACACACCCAACAGCCCCGCATCAGTGGCGTCATCTGGAAGCACCCCTTCCTCCAAGGCTAAGGAGCTCAGTCATGTAAGACATCAAAAGAGTTGTGGACAAACTGGGACAGAAAGGGTTTTAAATGACAATTGCCGAGAGACCAAAGGGACATGTGCAAATAGATCTAGGACGTTTTCTGCAGTGGATTAGCAGTGGCTGTCTGTGCTTTAAGTGCATGACTAAACGTCAGGGATAATATTGTCCCGCATCAGGATCAGTCAGGTCTTCTCTGTTAATAGCTCAATGTATTTAACTATTCCAGGATTTTTCCCTCTGCCTCACTAAAAGATTAAAGCCAAAGCAGTAAGGGGATAAAAACGTCCCCATCTCCATTGTGACCATAATAGGTTTTAGAATAAATAGCAGTTTATGGCTCTGCAGGACTATGAGGGTTGTCAGAATTAGATTGGATTAAGTTCAGTTTGCTTTCAAATTGTCAGTGCACAGTGCCTGGTTTCCGGGATTGTGATTGTGCTTGCTCTCTCGTTCCCTTGACAGAATGACAAATCCTCCACGCCTGGTCTCAAATCCaacacccccaccccccgaAACGATGCCCCCACCCCTGGCACGAGCTCGACTCCTGGGCTCAGACCCATCCTGGGCAAGCCACCAGGCATGGAAGCTCTCGGTTGGTACCATTCTCTTCACTTTACAGAAACTGagatcttttttttccattatttgCAAAACTGTTAGGCCACAAACCGATCTCCATCTCCTGTCTTTGTCTACAGCAGCCCCAGCTTTGCGCACACCTCTATCCATTGCAGGGTCCTATCCTACCCCCTTTGCTATGATGGGCCATCATGAAATGAACGGAGGCCTGACTAGCCCTGGGGTGTATGCTGGTCTGCACATCTCCCCTCAGATGAgcgctgcagcagcagcagcctatGGACGCACTCCCATGGTAAAGGCTTTCCCTTTCCTTTTCTGTAGTTTTGGATCATCTAAAAGTCATGTACAGGATGCAATGAGGGATTTTACTCTGATAACAGTTGAGTATGTTAGTCAAACATTCCCATATCATCTTTTAGGGGTTTGATCCTCACACCCACATGAGAGCCCCGGGCCTCCCAGCCAGCCTCACATCTATTTCTGGCGGAAAACCGTAAGTGTCTCCCTAGATATGTTGCAGATCAATTTTTTTGTAACACAGCTGATATCAAATACTGACAGGCACGTGTCTTTTCCTTCAGAGCGTACTCCTTCCATGTCAGCGCAGATGGTCAAATGCAGCCTGTGCCCTTCCCACCCGACGCCCTCATTGGTCCCGGTATTCCACGCCACGCCCGTCAGATCAACACACTGAGCCATGGTGAGGTGGTCTGTGCTGTCACCATTAGCAACCCCACACGTCACGTTTACACTGGTGGCAAAGGCTGTGTCAAAATCTGGGACATGAGCCAACCAGGCAGCAAGAGCCCCGTGTCCCAGCTGGACTGTTTGGTGAGGACCTCATCAgcttttcttaatgtttacacacATGTTATTTCATTCAACACTAGAAAAAAATTAACAAGCCAAACACTTATTCACATAGTTCAGATTAGGTTTGAGGTTCAATCTTTGGTTTATTTGTTATGACAGGACGTTTTTTATCCTCCGCCcatgatttgtttgtttctaaagcTCTCCCTAGCTCCACTGCCTTGAACATGTATTGATTTGCTTTGTCCTCGGTGCAACAGAACAGGGATAACTACATCCGCTCCTGTAAGCTACTGCCTGATGGTCGCACATTGATTGTTGGAGGCGAGGCCAGCACACTGACCATCTGGGATCTGGCCTCCCAGACACCGCGGATCAAAGCTGAGCTCACCTCCTCAGCCCCGGCGTGCTACGCCTTGGCCATCAGCCCTGATGCCAAAGTCTGCTTCTCGTGCTGCAGTGATGGAAACATTGCCGTTTGGGACCTGCATAACCAGACTCTCGTTAGGTCGgaaacaaaactttatttccAGTATGTGGGCTTGAGTCAATTTAAAAGATAATGTCAATAACTGTCTGTATGCCTTCCGATTTTGATTTTAGGCAGTTTCAAGGTCATACGGATGGTGCTAGCTGTATTGACATATCCCATGATGGCACTAAGCTGTGGACAGGTGGTCTCGATAACACTGTTCGCTCCTGGGATTTGAGAGAGGGTCGACAGCTGCAGCAGCACGACTTCACTTCACAGGTACAACGCTGCATAATGCAAGGGGCCAGACCTGGAGTCTGTTTTCCTTTCGGCCGAAGAACTGTCTGTAATTATTGTCCTGTTTGATCTCCAGATCTTTTCTTTGGGCTACTGTCCGACTGGCGAGTGGCTTGCTGTGGGAATGGAGAGCAGCAACGTGGAAGTGCTCCACCATTCAAAGCCTGACAAGTATCAGCTCCACCTGCACGAAAGCTGTGTCCTTTCCCTCAAGTTTGCCTACTGCGGtatgaacaaacacacaaaaagagcATCAGATAAAGCTGACCGTATTTAACTGTGAAGAGCCCTTTGCCTGTCCTTATTAGTGCCTTTTTTAAAATAGCGTAAATGCTTGTTGTCATCTCAAGGCTACTCTTCATTTGTAGGTACTTTTCCTATTACTTGTTAGTGAAAAGTGTCCTGATGgcacttttgttgtttttgcaggTAAATGGTTCGTAAGCACCGGGAAGGACAATCTGTTGAATGCTTGGAGGACTCCTTATGGCGCCAGCATATTCCAGGTATGCAGATCAATGGACTCTGTCTGTAGCCAGGCCAAACGTACACACAGATCTCTAAGAGGAAGGGCAAAACGACCGCTGTCTGACAGGACTATCCTATCAGTGAAAACTGAACCTGAATTATTGACCTGACAAAGACGCCTTTTTGAGGCCCGTCAGGCCAGAAGTTGCTGTCAGTGCAATCTAATCTTGCCATGAAGTCAGCTAATTTTCACCACTTAACTTACTCAGCAACATTTAAGTTTAACTGCCTCCAAGattaaagtgttttttgtgtgtgtgtttgcttttctttaaacAGTCCAAGGAGTCCTCATCTGTCCTGAGCTGTGACATTTCTGCAGACGACAAGTACATCGTGACAGGCTCTGGTGACAAGAAGGCCACTGTGTATGAAGTGATCTATTAGAAGAGACTGCTTTGGATCGGAGCATGCTCAGGAACAGTAGACACTTCCTCCATCCTCCTTCCctcacacagacagcatggaTGTTGCCTGCAGCTCCAAGGTGGATGGGCAGGAAGTTTGGCAGTGCCAGACGAAAATGGATGGTGGTGTTATTGTGGCACTGGATGCTGTGTCCTTCGGCTCTGCCCTTCCTCACTCATACAACTAACACTTGTACAGCGAGTGCAGTTTCCCAAGGCACCGAGAAGAAAATAATGTcttgctgtt
The Maylandia zebra isolate NMK-2024a linkage group LG7, Mzebra_GT3a, whole genome shotgun sequence DNA segment above includes these coding regions:
- the tle3a gene encoding transducin-like enhancer protein 3-A — its product is MYPQGRHPAPHQPGQPGFKFTVAESCDRIKDEFQFLQAQYHSLKVEYDKLANEKTEMQRHYVMYYEMSYGLNIEMHKQTEIAKRLNAILAQIMPFLSQEHQQQVAQAVERAKQVTMTELNAIIGQQQLQAQHLSHAAHGPPVQLPPHPSGLQPPGIPPVTGSGSGLLALGALGSQAHLPVKDEKNHHDLEHRGEKKSSNNSISPSESLRTASEKHRSSSDYSLDSKKRKVEEKDSMSRYDSDGEKSDDLVVDVSNEDPATPRASPAHSPPENGIDKPRPPKKDTPNSPASVASSGSTPSSKAKELSHNDKSSTPGLKSNTPTPRNDAPTPGTSSTPGLRPILGKPPGMEALAAPALRTPLSIAGSYPTPFAMMGHHEMNGGLTSPGVYAGLHISPQMSAAAAAAYGRTPMGFDPHTHMRAPGLPASLTSISGGKPAYSFHVSADGQMQPVPFPPDALIGPGIPRHARQINTLSHGEVVCAVTISNPTRHVYTGGKGCVKIWDMSQPGSKSPVSQLDCLNRDNYIRSCKLLPDGRTLIVGGEASTLTIWDLASQTPRIKAELTSSAPACYALAISPDAKVCFSCCSDGNIAVWDLHNQTLVRQFQGHTDGASCIDISHDGTKLWTGGLDNTVRSWDLREGRQLQQHDFTSQIFSLGYCPTGEWLAVGMESSNVEVLHHSKPDKYQLHLHESCVLSLKFAYCGKWFVSTGKDNLLNAWRTPYGASIFQSKESSSVLSCDISADDKYIVTGSGDKKATVYEVIY